The Elaeis guineensis isolate ETL-2024a chromosome 13, EG11, whole genome shotgun sequence genome includes a region encoding these proteins:
- the LOC105055932 gene encoding phosphatidylinositol transfer protein PDR16 isoform X2, producing the protein MLEEMLNWRSTYKPEEIRWHEVAIEGETGKLYIANFHDREERTVIVMTPAKQNTSSHDNQIRFLVYIFENAILNMPEGQEQMVCLMDFTGWSLSNAVPIKTARETTKILQNHYPERLAAAFLYNPPRIFETFWKIVKYFIDPKTFEKVHFVYPKNAESIELMSKYFDVEKLPLEFGGKNKIQYNHEEFSKLMLKYDIRSASIWDLNEKTAQANHATNGHSTSEGAQEPARIAAQAS; encoded by the exons ATGTTGGAAGAGATGCTCAATTGGCGATCAACTTACAAGCCAGAAGAGATCCGCTGG CATGAAGTTGCTATTGAAGGTGAAACTGGTAAATTGTACATAGCAAATTTTCATGATCGAGAAGAAAGAACTGTTATTGTGATGACACCAGCAAAACAG AACACATCATCACATGACAATCAAATTCGGTTTCTGGTGTATATCTTTGAGAATGCGATTCTCAATATGCCTGAGGGTCAAGAGCAAATGGTGTGTTTGATGGACTTCACTGGGTGGTCATTAAGCAATGCAGTCCCCATAAAGACTGCTCGAGAAACCACAAAGATTTTGCAAAACCATTATCCTGAGAGACTTGCTGCTGCATTTTTATACAATCCTCCCAGAATCTTTGAAACCTTTTGGAAG ATTGTCAAATATTTCATAGACCCAAAAACCTTCGAAAAGGTACATTTTGTTTACCCAAAGAATGCAGAAAGCATAGAGCTCATGAGCAAGTACTTTGATGTTGAGAAACTTCCCCTTGAGTTTGGAGGAAAGAACAAAATACAATACAACCATGAGGAGTTCTCCAAATTGATGTTAAAGTATGATATCAGATCAGCAAGCATTTGGGATTTGAATGAAAAAACAGCCCAGGCCAACCATGCAACCAATGGGCACTCAACTTCCGAGGGTGCACAGGAACCAGCACGGATTGCTGCACAAGCAAGTTGA
- the LOC105055932 gene encoding uncharacterized protein isoform X1, whose amino-acid sequence MIQDMNGRVIRSRISILLFSIESLIEFGINELRAAIGPLSGRSLQYCTDACLRRYLEARNWNVDKSKTMLEEMLNWRSTYKPEEIRWHEVAIEGETGKLYIANFHDREERTVIVMTPAKQNTSSHDNQIRFLVYIFENAILNMPEGQEQMVCLMDFTGWSLSNAVPIKTARETTKILQNHYPERLAAAFLYNPPRIFETFWKIVKYFIDPKTFEKVHFVYPKNAESIELMSKYFDVEKLPLEFGGKNKIQYNHEEFSKLMLKYDIRSASIWDLNEKTAQANHATNGHSTSEGAQEPARIAAQAS is encoded by the exons atgatacaagatatgaatggaagagtgatcagaagcagaatctctatacttttattttcgattgaaagtcttattgaatttggt ATCAATGAGCTCAGAGCTGCAATTGGACCCTTGTCTGGACGTAGCTTGCAGTACTGCACTGATGCATGCTTGAGGAGATATTTGGAAGCTAGGAACTGGAATGTTGATAAGTCAAAAACAATGTTGGAAGAGATGCTCAATTGGCGATCAACTTACAAGCCAGAAGAGATCCGCTGG CATGAAGTTGCTATTGAAGGTGAAACTGGTAAATTGTACATAGCAAATTTTCATGATCGAGAAGAAAGAACTGTTATTGTGATGACACCAGCAAAACAG AACACATCATCACATGACAATCAAATTCGGTTTCTGGTGTATATCTTTGAGAATGCGATTCTCAATATGCCTGAGGGTCAAGAGCAAATGGTGTGTTTGATGGACTTCACTGGGTGGTCATTAAGCAATGCAGTCCCCATAAAGACTGCTCGAGAAACCACAAAGATTTTGCAAAACCATTATCCTGAGAGACTTGCTGCTGCATTTTTATACAATCCTCCCAGAATCTTTGAAACCTTTTGGAAG ATTGTCAAATATTTCATAGACCCAAAAACCTTCGAAAAGGTACATTTTGTTTACCCAAAGAATGCAGAAAGCATAGAGCTCATGAGCAAGTACTTTGATGTTGAGAAACTTCCCCTTGAGTTTGGAGGAAAGAACAAAATACAATACAACCATGAGGAGTTCTCCAAATTGATGTTAAAGTATGATATCAGATCAGCAAGCATTTGGGATTTGAATGAAAAAACAGCCCAGGCCAACCATGCAACCAATGGGCACTCAACTTCCGAGGGTGCACAGGAACCAGCACGGATTGCTGCACAAGCAAGTTGA